The sequence CTCTCGGCCTGCGTGATCGAGCTGTGCGCGGGGCAGCAGGCCGACTGCGCCTTCGAGGAGCGCGGCCCCGAAGAGGTCTCGCTGGACGAGTGCCTCGCGATGGCGACCGCCAAGACCGGTGCCCTGCTCGGCTGCGCGTGCGCGCTCGGCGCCCTGTACGCCGGGGCCGGAGACCGGGCCGTCGGCGCGATGGACGGCTTCGGACGTGAGGCGGGACTCTCCTTCCAGCTCATCGACGATCTGATCGGCATCTGGGGGGACCCGGCACACACGGGCAAGCCGGCCGGGGCGGATCTGGCCGCCCACAAGAAGTCCCTGCCGGTGGTGGCCGCGCTCACCTCGGGCACCCCCGCCGCCGCCGACCTGGCCGTGCTCTACCGGGGCGCCATGAACACGCCCGGGGAGGTGAGGCGGGCCGCCGACGCCGTCGAACGGGCCGGCGGCCGGGACTGGGCACAGGTCTGCGCGGCGGACCGGATGGCGCGCGCGGTGCACCATCTGTCCCGCGCGGTGCCCGAGCCGGCCGCGGCGGGGGACCTGCTGGCGCTGGCCGAATTCGTCACGCGCCGTACCCGCTGACCGGCCTTCCGCGACCCGCTCCCGCCTCCCAACTCTAGGATTCCACCCGTCGGTCGAGGTCGGACGGAAGAAGGGGCGGGAGCCGGTCATGGGTGTACGGACACGGCGTGCGGACGCGCGGGACAGGGACCTGGTCGTATCGGTCCTGGAGGAGGCGTTCCACCACGACCCGGTGAGCGGCTGGGTCTTCCCCGAGGAGGAGCACCGGCGGGCGGTGCACGGGAAGTTCCTCGGCGTCTTCGTCGATGTCGCCCTCGCCGAAGGCCGTATCGACCTGCTGGCGGACGGCACCGCCGTGGCCCTGTGGCTCACGGTGCCGGCCGGGGTGCCCGAGGAGGAGGACCCCACCCCGGCGCTGATGCGGCGGACCGCGGACCCCGGCAACGAACGGTGCGAACTGGTGGGCAGACTGACCGGTGCGGTCCATCCGCACGACCGGGCCCACGAGTATCTGCTCATGGTCGGTGTCTCCCCCGGACGCCAGGGGGAGGGCATCGGGGCGGCGCTGATCGAAGAGGTCCTGGAGCGATGCGACCGCGAGGGCGTCCCGGCCTACCTGGAGGCCAGCAGTGCCCGCAGCCGCGGC is a genomic window of Streptomyces sp. NBC_01237 containing:
- a CDS encoding family 2 encapsulin nanocompartment cargo protein polyprenyl transferase, which encodes MTSTDAATEGHEAAALLERTRGIVDPQLRAAVESLPGGIRRVAMYHFGWANADGSPAAGQAGKAIRPALVLAAARALGGDPERAVRAAVAVELAHNFTLLHDDVIDEDTTRRHRPTAWAVFGIPDAVIAGDALLALAQRLLAEDPHPASARASARLSACVIELCAGQQADCAFEERGPEEVSLDECLAMATAKTGALLGCACALGALYAGAGDRAVGAMDGFGREAGLSFQLIDDLIGIWGDPAHTGKPAGADLAAHKKSLPVVAALTSGTPAAADLAVLYRGAMNTPGEVRRAADAVERAGGRDWAQVCAADRMARAVHHLSRAVPEPAAAGDLLALAEFVTRRTR
- a CDS encoding GNAT family N-acetyltransferase, whose protein sequence is MGVRTRRADARDRDLVVSVLEEAFHHDPVSGWVFPEEEHRRAVHGKFLGVFVDVALAEGRIDLLADGTAVALWLTVPAGVPEEEDPTPALMRRTADPGNERCELVGRLTGAVHPHDRAHEYLLMVGVSPGRQGEGIGAALIEEVLERCDREGVPAYLEASSARSRGLYERLGFTFLGRAVELPDGPSMWPMWREPAKG